In Candidatus Omnitrophota bacterium, the DNA window CTTCTCAGCAAGGCGGAATTGACTACGGCCATGCCGAAGGCGGGCGGCGATTATTTTTATATAATGCGCGGATTTGGGCCTCTTTTCGGGACTATAGCCGGTTTTAGCGCCTGGTTTTCTCTTAGCCTGAAAGGGGCATTTGCGCTTATCGGCATGGGCGCGTATTTGAGCATATTTACCCACCTTCCATTGTCCACAGTTGCGCTTATTTGCTGTTTATTTTTTATCTTTATTAATTTAATCAGCGTAAAGGAAGCGGGAAAGTTTCAGGTCTTTCTGGTAATAGGCCTTTTGGTCATACTTATCGGATATGTGATTTTCGGCCTGAGAATATCCAATGCTTCTAATTTCTCGCCATTTTTTTCCGAAGGACTCGGATCCGTATTTGCGACGGCGAGTTTTGTTTTTATATCTTACGGCGGGCTTACCAAGATCGCGGCGCTTGCCGAAGAGACGAAAGATCCCGGCAGAAACCTGCCTTTGGGCATGATCCTTTCGCTTAGCGTGACCGCTGTTTTGTATGCGTTGGTAATCTTTGTTACTATAGGAGTACTTGATCCCGCGAATCTGAAAGAAACCCTTACGCCAATTTCAGACGGCGCAAAGGCGATAGGAGGAGATATCTTTACTCTCATAATAGGCATAGGCGCATTTTTGGCGTTTATTTCTACCGCCAACGCGGCTGTTATGACGGCTTCGAGATATCCTTTGGGCATGAGCCGGGACAATCTTCTTCCGTCTATATTTCAAAAGATCCTCCCTAAATTTAAAACACCATATATCTCCGTTCTTGCCACCGGGCTTTTTATGATAGCGGCCATATTGTTCCTGAAGCTGGAGCTTTTGGTAAAGATCGCCTCCAGCATACTAATATTACTTTTTATTTTCGCCAATCTGACGCTTATTCTTTTTAGAGAGAGTAAGATTTCGAGCTACAGGCCTAAATTCCATTCGCCATTTTACCCTTATATGCAAATCGCGGGCATACTGGGCGGGATATTTCTTTTGATGGAAATGGGGACATTTATCGTGTTTTTGACGATGCTGTTTGTTTTTCTGGGATTTATTTGGTACAAGGTGTATGCGCAGAAAAATACCTCTCAGGATTCGGCGCTCATATATGTCCTGGAGCGCCTGGTAGCAAGCGACAGGGAGCTTGCCTCAGAAAACCTCCTTACCGAACTGAAGGATATAGTTATCCAGAGAGACGATATTATAAAAGATAGATTTCATAAGATTGTGGAGA includes these proteins:
- a CDS encoding APC family permease; the protein is MERELKKELGLLDIFCVATGAMISSGLFILPGLAFAMAGPAVVMSYLIAAILCIPTLLSKAELTTAMPKAGGDYFYIMRGFGPLFGTIAGFSAWFSLSLKGAFALIGMGAYLSIFTHLPLSTVALICCLFFIFINLISVKEAGKFQVFLVIGLLVILIGYVIFGLRISNASNFSPFFSEGLGSVFATASFVFISYGGLTKIAALAEETKDPGRNLPLGMILSLSVTAVLYALVIFVTIGVLDPANLKETLTPISDGAKAIGGDIFTLIIGIGAFLAFISTANAAVMTASRYPLGMSRDNLLPSIFQKILPKFKTPYISVLATGLFMIAAILFLKLELLVKIASSILILLFIFANLTLILFRESKISSYRPKFHSPFYPYMQIAGILGGIFLLMEMGTFIVFLTMLFVFLGFIWYKVYAQKNTSQDSALIYVLERLVASDRELASENLLTELKDIVIQRDDIIKDRFHKIVETARVIDIGEVTTAEDFFRDISVVLGEDLGLDPQVLCKRFI